From Synoicihabitans lomoniglobus, the proteins below share one genomic window:
- a CDS encoding BamA/OMP85 family outer membrane protein gives MRSARRCLAVGLLATGLATAVAAQPEITVDGTGWLKDGRIERAVRSLNSTSDATVINANAVEDAVFFAISAVAEDGYLKPTVEAQIERENGESFTHEFDESFANLLPRPLRAVRVDLQVKRGVRYYFDAVIVEGVEPLLAAEDAGKLVVPQAGILALARERVFTPDRLRTGLDQIELALHEKGYAESRTEVVREQQNDETGAVNVSIRVTPGPRWEVGEVTMSEAAEGVVLPSGTVAPGTVWTIGWEQDLVESVRRAHFVAGYPDVRITTHRSPRAPTDASPEETDRRIVAVAVTAVSGPQVTLLRPEFEGAEDLSRGILNRRVVLGAGEPLNPLLIDESRRRLGRLRSLAGVRVDFEPSQGDERAPVFHLESREPWESSLMFGYGSYEQVRAGFEVRGYNLMRRSHQLRLEAVGSLKSLRSDMVYTVPDLFGETIDANFRLFGLDREELSFQRQEYGATIGLTRRDIPWFSADTTVSYTYQDLLNRENNLATRDTDLTETTTASLTVTMARDRRDNPLNPRKGYRWFAQVEAADRALGGEVGFQRVELGYAWHRPWGDTRWLHVGLSHGSVFTFGETNDLALPVNKRFFPGGENSLRGMQSGEASPRNAGGEFIGAKSFTLVNVELEQALTRRISAVVFWDFLGATAELEDLPWSYDLHTVGAGLRYQTIIGPVRIEYGHNLNPRPLDPKGTLHFSLGFPF, from the coding sequence ATGCGTTCCGCCCGGCGGTGCCTGGCGGTCGGGCTGCTGGCCACGGGGCTCGCGACGGCGGTGGCGGCGCAGCCGGAAATCACCGTTGATGGAACGGGCTGGCTGAAGGACGGCCGCATCGAGCGGGCGGTGCGAAGTTTGAACTCCACCAGCGATGCTACCGTCATCAACGCCAATGCGGTCGAAGACGCGGTGTTCTTCGCGATTTCCGCCGTGGCGGAGGACGGTTATCTGAAGCCCACGGTCGAAGCGCAGATTGAACGCGAGAACGGGGAGTCGTTCACCCACGAGTTTGATGAGTCCTTCGCGAATCTGTTACCGCGTCCCTTGCGGGCCGTGCGCGTGGATCTGCAGGTGAAGCGCGGGGTGCGATATTATTTTGACGCAGTGATTGTTGAGGGCGTCGAGCCCTTGCTGGCCGCCGAGGACGCGGGCAAGCTTGTGGTGCCGCAAGCGGGTATTCTCGCCTTGGCCCGAGAGCGGGTCTTCACCCCGGATCGACTGCGCACCGGTCTCGACCAAATCGAGTTGGCCTTGCACGAAAAAGGATATGCGGAATCACGCACCGAGGTCGTGAGGGAACAGCAGAACGACGAAACCGGAGCGGTGAATGTGTCGATTCGGGTTACGCCCGGTCCGCGCTGGGAAGTCGGTGAGGTGACGATGAGTGAGGCCGCGGAAGGCGTGGTGCTCCCGAGCGGAACGGTGGCTCCCGGCACGGTGTGGACGATTGGCTGGGAGCAGGACTTGGTGGAGTCGGTGCGCCGCGCCCATTTTGTCGCCGGATATCCGGATGTGCGAATCACTACGCATCGCAGTCCCCGGGCTCCGACGGACGCGTCCCCAGAGGAAACCGACCGACGCATCGTCGCGGTTGCCGTGACCGCGGTCTCGGGGCCGCAGGTCACGTTATTGCGGCCGGAATTTGAAGGGGCGGAAGACCTCTCCCGCGGAATCCTCAATCGCCGCGTGGTCCTCGGTGCGGGCGAACCGCTCAACCCGCTTCTCATCGATGAATCACGGCGGCGGCTGGGTCGTTTGCGTTCCCTGGCGGGAGTGCGGGTTGATTTTGAACCATCGCAGGGCGACGAGCGGGCACCGGTGTTTCACTTGGAATCGCGCGAGCCGTGGGAATCGAGTTTGATGTTTGGTTACGGCAGCTATGAACAAGTCCGGGCGGGGTTTGAAGTGCGCGGTTACAATCTCATGCGGCGCTCGCATCAGCTGCGGTTGGAGGCGGTGGGCTCCCTGAAGAGTCTGCGTAGTGACATGGTGTATACGGTGCCCGATTTGTTTGGGGAAACGATCGACGCGAATTTTCGACTCTTCGGTCTCGATCGCGAGGAGCTGTCCTTTCAACGCCAGGAATACGGCGCGACGATTGGGCTGACGCGTCGGGATATCCCGTGGTTTAGCGCGGATACGACCGTGAGTTACACCTATCAGGACTTGTTGAACCGCGAGAATAACCTGGCGACCCGAGATACCGATCTCACTGAAACCACCACGGCCAGTTTGACGGTGACGATGGCCCGGGATCGACGGGACAACCCGTTGAATCCGCGCAAGGGCTATCGCTGGTTCGCCCAAGTCGAGGCGGCCGACCGCGCGCTGGGCGGCGAGGTGGGCTTTCAACGCGTCGAGCTCGGCTACGCCTGGCACCGTCCGTGGGGCGACACGCGTTGGCTGCATGTGGGGCTGAGCCATGGTTCGGTGTTTACGTTCGGCGAAACCAACGATCTCGCGTTGCCGGTGAACAAACGGTTTTTCCCGGGCGGCGAAAATAGTCTGCGCGGCATGCAGAGCGGCGAGGCGTCGCCGCGGAATGCCGGGGGCGAATTCATCGGGGCCAAGAGTTTCACGTTGGTCAATGTGGAGCTCGAACAAGCGCTGACGCGGCGCATCAGTGCCGTGGTATTTTGGGATTTCCTCGGCGCCACGGCGGAACTCGAGGATCTGCCGTGGAGTTACGACCTCCACACCGTCGGCGCCGGGCTGCGTTACCAAACCATTATTGGTCCGGTGCGGATTGAGTATGGGCACAACCTGAACCCCCGTCCGCTCGATCCGAAGGGCACCCTGCATTTCTCGTTGGGGTTTCCGTTCTGA
- a CDS encoding redoxin domain-containing protein, whose protein sequence is MPIAVGSTAPTFTLKSKTADGLVDVSLAAGKPTVLLFFPLAFTGVCTDEFCDVTAGLAAYADLGAEVIGISVDSPFAQEAWAKANNIGITLASDLNKEVIKAYDVVFPMLAGVGDTAARAAFVIGSDGVVKYAEQTATPKDLPDFEAVKAALAS, encoded by the coding sequence ATGCCCATCGCCGTAGGATCCACCGCCCCCACTTTTACGCTCAAGAGCAAGACCGCTGACGGTCTCGTTGATGTCAGCCTCGCCGCCGGCAAGCCGACGGTGTTGCTGTTCTTCCCGTTGGCCTTCACGGGCGTCTGCACGGACGAATTTTGTGACGTAACGGCCGGCTTGGCCGCTTACGCCGACCTCGGAGCCGAAGTTATCGGTATCAGTGTGGACAGTCCTTTCGCGCAGGAAGCGTGGGCCAAGGCCAACAACATCGGCATCACGCTGGCCAGCGACCTCAACAAAGAAGTCATCAAAGCCTACGATGTGGTATTCCCGATGCTGGCCGGGGTGGGCGACACCGCCGCCCGCGCCGCGTTCGTGATCGGATCCGACGGTGTGGTGAAATACGCCGAACAAACCGCCACGCCGAAGGACCTGCCCGATTTTGAAGCCGTCAAAGCGGCGCTCGCCAGCTAA
- a CDS encoding SPFH domain-containing protein, with product MTTNESLNSANHEKRVSAASGWALLFINLLMYAGVVTLVIGAFAAKVPLFGLLAVILLIGAILTSCGFMPLQPNESAVLILFGTYKGTVRDSGFFWVNPFMSKKKVSLRSRNLNGDKLKVNDKRGNPIEIAAVVVWRVRDTAQAIFDVDAYEHYVAVQSESAVRHLASGYAYDDSGDAEEMTLRASGDAVSEALTIELQERLGKAGIEVQESRLSHLAYAPEIAQAMLRRQQAEAVIAARTKIVQGAVGMVEMALTELESKGVVELDAERKASMVSNLLVVLCGESEVHPVVNTGTLYS from the coding sequence ATGACAACTAACGAATCCCTCAATTCCGCCAACCACGAGAAGCGCGTTTCCGCCGCGAGTGGTTGGGCGCTGCTGTTCATCAACCTGCTCATGTATGCCGGCGTCGTGACGCTGGTCATCGGAGCATTCGCCGCCAAAGTTCCATTGTTTGGCCTGCTCGCCGTAATCCTATTGATCGGCGCAATTCTGACCTCCTGCGGTTTCATGCCGCTGCAGCCCAATGAGTCCGCCGTCTTGATTCTCTTTGGCACCTACAAGGGAACCGTGCGCGACAGCGGCTTTTTCTGGGTCAATCCCTTCATGTCCAAAAAGAAAGTCTCGTTGCGTTCCCGCAATCTCAATGGCGACAAGCTCAAGGTGAATGACAAGCGGGGCAACCCGATCGAGATCGCGGCGGTCGTGGTCTGGCGCGTGCGTGACACCGCTCAGGCGATCTTTGATGTGGACGCCTACGAGCATTACGTGGCCGTGCAGAGCGAATCGGCCGTGCGCCACCTCGCCAGCGGTTACGCTTACGACGACAGTGGGGACGCGGAAGAGATGACCCTGCGGGCCTCCGGCGATGCGGTTTCCGAGGCGCTCACCATCGAGCTGCAGGAGCGGCTGGGCAAGGCCGGTATCGAGGTGCAGGAGTCGCGTTTGTCGCACCTCGCCTATGCGCCCGAGATCGCCCAGGCGATGCTGCGTCGCCAGCAGGCGGAGGCAGTGATCGCGGCCCGCACCAAGATCGTGCAAGGAGCGGTGGGCATGGTCGAAATGGCGCTGACGGAACTCGAGTCCAAGGGCGTCGTGGAACTCGATGCCGAGCGCAAGGCCTCCATGGTCAGCAATCTCCTCGTCGTATTGTGCGGCGAGTCCGAAGTTCACCCGGTCGTCAATACCGGCACCCTCTACAGCTAA
- a CDS encoding zinc metallopeptidase — protein MLIWLLLLIGPMLFGMYAQSKIRRAYEKNVRVQSRGRISGAEAAQAVMNSAGISDVEIVRVPGQLTDHYDPIRRRLALSEHNYNGTSLAALGVAAHEAGHAIQHKVGYSMMKVRQTMVPATQIASTVSSYVMMGGIFLLMFAGSALGYNLLTVGAIAMGVIVLFQLVTLPVEFDASRRAKVQLVELGILDRDEMGGVNETLDAAALTYVAAFVAALGSLLHILMILNGRRD, from the coding sequence ATGCTTATTTGGCTCCTTCTTCTCATCGGTCCGATGCTCTTCGGTATGTATGCGCAATCGAAAATTCGTCGCGCCTACGAAAAGAACGTTCGGGTGCAGTCTCGCGGACGCATTTCGGGCGCCGAAGCCGCGCAGGCCGTCATGAACTCCGCTGGTATTTCGGATGTGGAAATCGTGCGCGTGCCCGGTCAGCTCACCGATCACTACGATCCGATCCGCCGCCGTCTCGCGTTGTCCGAGCACAACTATAACGGCACCAGCCTGGCCGCATTGGGCGTCGCCGCGCACGAAGCGGGCCACGCCATCCAGCACAAGGTCGGTTACTCCATGATGAAAGTGCGTCAGACGATGGTGCCGGCCACGCAGATCGCTTCGACCGTCTCCAGTTACGTGATGATGGGCGGCATTTTCCTGCTCATGTTCGCGGGATCGGCGCTGGGCTACAACCTGCTCACCGTCGGTGCGATCGCCATGGGCGTGATCGTGCTCTTTCAACTGGTGACTCTGCCGGTCGAGTTCGACGCCAGCCGCCGAGCCAAGGTGCAACTGGTCGAACTCGGTATTCTCGACCGCGATGAAATGGGAGGCGTGAACGAGACGCTCGATGCCGCCGCCCTCACTTACGTGGCTGCTTTCGTGGCCGCACTGGGATCATTGCTGCACATTCTCATGATTCTGAATGGTCGGCGCGACTGA
- a CDS encoding glycoside hydrolase has product MWWKCFDKNHGEAKYATVIASAVAALSGLFVTFHSRNDDAPSRGSGATMWRETGHGFFKDRGSEQLVDLSGAWSFAVGDDTSRAAVDFNDDDWAQIDVGSPWENEGFEDHDGFAWYRRSFDLPARNLRGQVYLRLGRIDDVDEVYFNGVKIGATGRMPPHYDSAWDALRAYLVPRELLRFDAPNVVAVRVFDGELGGGLVGEAVGLFTTPLPAPLLDLSGHWELSTVDDPRFVGTGNFEDAFRPAVVPGVWDRQGLADFDGYAWYRKTFDLSAPAGAEEWVLRLGKIDDTDEVYLNGVLIGHTGSTSAAETDFWNQTRAYPFAADLLKSDGNVLAVRVHDLKGYGGITRGPLGIMTAADHARYVELTVDRRSAWQRSWDWLLGRD; this is encoded by the coding sequence ATGTGGTGGAAATGCTTTGATAAAAATCACGGGGAGGCGAAATACGCGACGGTCATCGCCTCGGCCGTGGCCGCGCTGAGCGGTCTGTTCGTGACCTTCCATTCCCGCAATGACGACGCGCCCTCACGTGGATCGGGGGCGACCATGTGGCGGGAAACCGGGCATGGGTTTTTCAAGGACCGGGGGAGCGAACAGTTGGTGGATTTGTCCGGTGCCTGGTCCTTTGCGGTCGGTGACGACACCTCGCGCGCGGCGGTTGATTTCAATGATGACGATTGGGCGCAAATCGACGTCGGCTCGCCCTGGGAGAATGAAGGGTTCGAAGACCACGATGGTTTTGCGTGGTATCGACGGTCCTTCGACCTGCCGGCCCGCAATCTGCGAGGGCAGGTTTACCTGCGATTGGGCCGCATCGACGACGTGGATGAAGTGTATTTCAATGGCGTTAAAATCGGGGCGACCGGGCGCATGCCACCGCACTACGATTCCGCGTGGGACGCGCTGCGCGCCTATCTGGTGCCGCGCGAACTGCTGCGGTTCGACGCGCCCAATGTGGTGGCGGTGCGGGTGTTTGACGGCGAGCTCGGCGGCGGATTGGTGGGGGAAGCGGTCGGCCTCTTCACCACGCCGTTACCGGCCCCGTTGCTCGATCTCTCCGGCCACTGGGAGTTGAGCACCGTGGACGATCCTCGTTTCGTGGGAACAGGTAATTTCGAAGATGCGTTTCGGCCCGCGGTGGTGCCGGGAGTGTGGGACCGGCAAGGCTTGGCCGATTTCGATGGTTACGCCTGGTATCGGAAAACGTTTGATCTGAGCGCTCCGGCGGGTGCGGAAGAATGGGTTCTCCGGCTGGGGAAGATCGATGACACGGATGAGGTTTATCTCAATGGCGTCCTCATCGGCCACACCGGCTCCACGTCGGCGGCGGAGACCGATTTTTGGAATCAAACGCGCGCTTATCCGTTTGCCGCCGATTTATTGAAAAGTGACGGCAATGTGCTCGCGGTGCGCGTGCACGATTTAAAGGGATATGGCGGAATCACGCGCGGACCCCTTGGCATCATGACGGCAGCCGACCACGCACGATACGTCGAACTCACCGTGGATCGGCGCAGTGCGTGGCAGCGCTCCTGGGACTGGCTGCTGGGACGCGACTGA
- the tyrS gene encoding tyrosine--tRNA ligase codes for MTILEELQWRGLYADCTDLDALTARLASGPTTLYAGFDPTADSLHVGNLVPLLALRRFQDYGHHPIALAGGATGMIGDPSGKSSERNLQTPAQVEANIAAIRLQLAKFLDFEATANPARLVDNASWTAPFTFLEFLRDVGKHFPVNLMLAKDSVRTRLEEGGISYTEFSYMLLQAHDFYHLRTEADCEVQVGATDQWGNITAGTELIRRKSGATAWGLTFPLLTKSDGTKYGKSASGAVWLDPKRTTPYRFYQFFMQAEDADVIKLLKVLTFLSQEEIDALEAELVSAPGARAAQKALAQAVTTLVHGESVCADAMRASTIMFGGGLDGISESVFEDVVGEVPTTDISSDLLTGEGTGLLDLLVTAGLCPSKGQARKDLQGGGINVNNVRCNPQDLNRALTLSDTLFGRYILFRKGKRNYAVLRLNDAN; via the coding sequence ATGACGATTCTCGAAGAGCTCCAATGGCGCGGCCTCTACGCCGACTGCACCGACCTCGATGCCCTCACGGCCCGACTCGCTTCCGGCCCGACCACGCTCTACGCCGGTTTCGATCCCACGGCTGACAGTCTCCACGTCGGCAACCTCGTGCCGTTGCTCGCCTTGCGACGCTTCCAGGACTACGGCCACCACCCCATTGCCCTCGCCGGCGGCGCCACCGGCATGATCGGCGATCCCTCGGGCAAATCCTCCGAACGCAATCTCCAGACGCCCGCTCAGGTCGAGGCCAACATTGCGGCGATTCGCCTCCAACTCGCCAAGTTTCTCGACTTCGAGGCCACCGCCAACCCCGCCCGCCTCGTCGACAACGCTTCGTGGACGGCGCCCTTCACGTTCCTCGAATTCCTCCGCGACGTCGGCAAACATTTCCCCGTCAACCTCATGTTGGCCAAAGACAGTGTGCGCACCCGCCTCGAGGAAGGCGGGATCAGCTACACGGAGTTCAGCTACATGCTCCTGCAGGCGCACGACTTCTACCACCTGCGCACGGAAGCCGACTGCGAAGTCCAGGTCGGCGCGACCGATCAATGGGGCAACATCACCGCCGGCACCGAACTCATCCGCCGCAAATCCGGCGCGACCGCATGGGGACTCACGTTCCCGTTGCTCACCAAGTCCGACGGCACCAAATACGGCAAAAGCGCGAGTGGCGCCGTCTGGCTCGACCCCAAACGCACGACGCCCTACCGCTTCTATCAGTTCTTCATGCAGGCCGAGGACGCCGACGTGATTAAATTGCTCAAAGTCCTGACCTTCCTCTCCCAAGAGGAAATCGATGCTCTCGAAGCCGAACTCGTTTCCGCCCCCGGAGCCCGCGCCGCCCAAAAAGCGCTGGCTCAGGCCGTCACCACGCTCGTCCACGGCGAGTCCGTTTGCGCCGACGCCATGCGTGCCAGCACGATCATGTTTGGCGGCGGCCTCGATGGCATCAGTGAATCCGTGTTCGAAGACGTGGTCGGCGAAGTGCCTACCACCGATATCTCGTCCGACCTTCTCACCGGCGAAGGCACGGGCCTGCTCGACCTGCTCGTCACCGCCGGGCTCTGCCCATCCAAAGGCCAGGCACGCAAAGACCTCCAAGGCGGCGGCATCAACGTGAACAACGTGCGCTGCAATCCGCAGGATCTGAACCGAGCGCTCACCCTTAGCGACACCCTCTTCGGCCGCTACATCCTCTTCCGCAAAGGCAAACGCAACTACGCCGTGCTGCGGCTCAATGACGCGAATTGA
- a CDS encoding M3 family oligoendopeptidase, translating into MTIPTTWTLESYFPEFDGPEHRAFLVALKQDLAAELATTTELAPLDADNASAWVERFLVWEDLGARLEHLTSYLECLGSADTASEAYQSAEAALDAQSAEFDKLETQLLRGFRDASDATWSAFLADDRMVDATHTATRLRETAQFQMDATAEALASDLGVDGISAWGRLYDTVTGKMSFTMTWPDGRADEVPMSQRRSLLTDADRRVRAAAFHEGNKVWAATEDTMAATLNALAGTRHTLYARRGQDHFLNAPLHDSAVSRETLDAMFNAIAANYETPRRILRLNAQLQGTSALAWYDQDAPQLRNTLPALDWPRAVELVRSSFGSAYPKLHDYFNTMIERRWIESEKRPHKRAGAFATGSPLTCEERIYMTFGNTMSDVTTLAHEAGHTWHSHLLTNQRPCARDYPMTLAETASTFAENILSGGLLAQPDLAPDQRAYLIEQSVSHTPSYLLNIPVRFLFESRFYEERRSGTVPVSRIKQLMVEAQREVFGDTLAEGEEDPWFWASKLHFFISDLSFYNFPYTFGFLLSQALYQEFQREGAAFLPRYETFLGLTGRATCEEVVQQSLGRDLRDPAFWAEAIRGLEPKIADYAAIVAEHTNRKST; encoded by the coding sequence ATGACGATTCCCACCACCTGGACGCTTGAAAGTTACTTCCCGGAATTTGACGGCCCCGAGCATCGCGCCTTTCTCGTCGCGCTGAAACAGGACCTGGCCGCCGAACTCGCGACCACCACCGAGCTGGCACCGCTCGATGCCGACAACGCGTCCGCTTGGGTGGAGCGCTTTCTGGTGTGGGAGGATCTCGGCGCCCGCTTGGAACATCTCACTTCCTATCTGGAGTGCCTCGGGTCCGCCGATACCGCCAGCGAAGCTTACCAATCCGCCGAAGCCGCCCTCGACGCCCAGTCCGCCGAGTTCGACAAATTGGAGACTCAGCTCCTGCGCGGATTCCGTGACGCCAGCGACGCGACCTGGAGCGCTTTCCTCGCTGACGATCGTATGGTCGACGCCACCCATACCGCCACCCGCCTGCGCGAGACCGCACAGTTTCAAATGGACGCCACCGCCGAAGCACTCGCCTCCGATCTCGGCGTCGACGGCATCAGCGCCTGGGGCCGTCTCTACGACACGGTCACCGGCAAGATGAGCTTCACCATGACATGGCCCGACGGTCGCGCCGACGAAGTGCCCATGTCACAACGCCGCTCGCTGCTCACCGACGCCGATCGCCGGGTTCGCGCCGCCGCTTTTCACGAGGGCAACAAAGTTTGGGCCGCGACCGAAGACACCATGGCCGCGACCCTCAATGCGCTGGCTGGCACCCGCCACACGCTTTATGCCCGGCGGGGACAGGATCACTTTCTCAACGCTCCTCTGCATGACTCCGCGGTCTCCCGCGAGACCCTGGATGCCATGTTCAACGCGATCGCGGCCAACTACGAAACCCCACGGCGCATCCTGCGTCTGAACGCGCAGCTCCAAGGCACCTCCGCCCTCGCGTGGTATGATCAGGACGCCCCGCAGCTGCGCAACACCCTGCCGGCCCTCGACTGGCCGCGCGCGGTTGAGCTGGTGCGCTCTTCCTTCGGCTCCGCGTATCCAAAACTTCACGACTACTTCAACACCATGATCGAGCGGCGTTGGATCGAGTCCGAAAAACGGCCGCACAAACGCGCGGGCGCCTTCGCGACCGGCTCGCCGCTGACCTGCGAAGAACGCATCTACATGACCTTCGGCAACACCATGTCGGATGTCACCACCCTGGCCCACGAGGCGGGTCATACCTGGCATTCGCATCTGCTGACAAACCAACGGCCCTGCGCTCGCGATTATCCGATGACCCTGGCCGAAACCGCTTCCACATTTGCCGAGAACATCCTGTCCGGCGGCCTGCTCGCCCAGCCCGATCTCGCGCCCGATCAACGCGCCTACTTGATCGAACAGAGCGTGTCACACACGCCCTCCTACTTGCTCAATATCCCCGTGCGTTTTCTCTTCGAGAGCCGCTTCTACGAAGAACGCCGTTCCGGCACGGTCCCGGTGAGCCGGATCAAGCAGCTGATGGTTGAGGCTCAACGCGAGGTGTTTGGCGACACCCTCGCTGAGGGGGAAGAAGACCCGTGGTTCTGGGCTTCCAAACTGCACTTCTTCATCTCCGATCTATCGTTCTACAACTTCCCCTACACGTTCGGTTTTCTCCTCAGCCAGGCGCTGTATCAGGAATTTCAACGCGAAGGCGCCGCCTTTCTTCCACGCTACGAAACCTTCCTCGGACTCACCGGCCGGGCGACGTGTGAAGAGGTCGTGCAACAATCGCTCGGGCGCGACTTGCGCGACCCGGCCTTCTGGGCTGAAGCCATCCGGGGCCTCGAACCCAAGATCGCAGATTACGCCGCCATCGTGGCCGAGCACACGAACCGTAAGTCGACGTGA